From Carya illinoinensis cultivar Pawnee chromosome 5, C.illinoinensisPawnee_v1, whole genome shotgun sequence, one genomic window encodes:
- the LOC122311301 gene encoding myrcene synthase, chloroplastic-like — protein MAYSMCLNVLYPVRHCSPAALLPSKKPASHVTKGNRDVPRPFQSMALEENSTDSTIVRRSANFHPTIWHDDYIQSLKTEYVGESYTRKIDNLKEEVTKMLHKMVDPLKQVEMIDILQRLGVSYHFEDKIQTILDKIHSTHYGGGVCKEQSLYATALEFRLLRQKRYNLPQEIFKSFTNEKGNFKECLCDDPKGMLALYEASFLLIEGESILEEARDFASKHLKDYVEKSKDQNLRAMVNHALELPLHWRMIRLEVRWFIDVYRSREDMNSILLQLAELDFNVVQAVHQEDLKEASRWWRSTGLGDLSFVRDRVMENFLWTVGASFQPQFGYLRKMSTRIYAMITTIDDVYDVYGTLDELELFTDVVERWDVNAMEQLPYYMQLCFLTLYNSVNEMAFDTLKENGFNTIQHLKKGWADLCRSYLLEAKWYYSGYTPSLQEYLENAWISISAPLILLHSYFFVNNPITKEALDLLEDYPNINRLQAIIVRLADDLGTSKEELARGDNPKSIQCYMNDTGASEEDAREFIRNLISATWMKYNEEIAASSPFSETFIHIGMNFARMSQCMYQYGDGHGIEDRETKDRVLALLIHPIPLPKD, from the exons ATGGCCTACTCAATGTGTCTTAACGTTCTTTATCCAGTCCGACATTGCAGTCCCGCTGCATTGCTCCCATCTAAGAAACCAGCCTCACATGTAACAAAAGGAAATCGCGATGTTCCTCGTCCATTCCAAAGCATGGCCCTTGAAGAAAACTCAACTGACTCCACCATTGTTCGACGATCAGCAAATTTCCATCCTACCATCTGGCATGATGATTACATCCAGTCATTGAAAACTGAATATGTG GGGGAGTCATACACTAGAAAAATTGATAACTTGAAGGAAGAAGTGACAAAGATGCTTCACAAAATGGTGGATCCTCTAAAGCAGGTCGAGATGATTGATATCTTGCAAAGACTTGGAGTTTCTTATCACTTTGAAGATAAAATACAGACGATATTGGACAAAATACACAGTACTCATTATGGAGGTGGTGTTTGCAAGGAGCAGAGTTTATATGCCACAGCTCTCGAATTTAGATTGCTAAGACAAAAGAGATATAATTTACCTCAAG AGATTTTCAAGAGTTTCACTAATGAAAAGGGAAATTTCAAAGAATGTCTTTGTGATGATCCCAAGGGAATGCTGGCTTTGTACGAAGCCTCCTTCCTCTTGATAGAGGGTGAAAGCATCTTAGAGGAAGCAAGAGATTTTGCAAGCAAGCATCTTAAGGACTATGTGGAGAAAAGCAAAGATCAAAATCTTCGTGCGATGGTGAACCATGCCTTAGAGCTTCCATTACATTGGAGGATGATAAGGTTGGAAGTAAGGTGGTTCATTGATGTATATAGAAGTAGAGAAGATATGAACTCTATCCTGCTCCAGCTTGCAGAATTGGATTTCAATGTGGTACAAGCAGTTCACCAAGAAGATCTAAAAGAAGCTTCAAG GTGGTGGAGAAGTACTGGCCTTGGAGACTTGAGTTTTGTGAGGGATAGGGTGATGGAGAATTTCCTATGGACAGTTGGAGCATCATTTCAACCTCAATTTGGATATTTGAGGAAAATGTCAACAAGGATCTATGCAATGATAACAACAATAGATGATGTGTATGATGTATACGGAACTTTGGATGAACTTGAGCTCTTCACAGATGTTGTTGAGAG ATGGGATGTCAATGCAATGGAACAACTTCCTTACTATATGCAGCTATGTTTCCTTACCCTCTACAACTCGGTTAACGAAATGGCTTTTGACACCCTCAAGGAAAATGGATTCAACACCATTCAGCACCTTAAAAAGGGG TGGGCAGATTTATGTAGATCTTACCTATTGGAGGCGAAGTGGTATTATAGTGGATATACACCAAGCCTTCAAGAATACTTGGAGAATGCATGGATTTCAATATCAGCACCACTTATATTGCTGCATTCTTACTTTTTTGTCAATAATCCCATAACAAAGGAAGCCTTGGATTTATTGGAAGACTATCCCAATATAAATCGTTTGCAAGCAATAATTGTACGACTTGCGGATGATCTCGGAACATCTAAG GAAGAGTTAGCGAGAGGTGATAATCCCAAATCAATTCAATGTTACATGAATGATACTGGTGCTAGTGAAGAAGATGCTCGTGAGTTTATAAGAAATTTGATTAGTGCAACATGGATGAAGTATAATGAAGAAATCGCTGCAAGTTCTCCCTTTTCTGAAACATTTATtcatattggaatgaattttgcAAGGATGTCCCAATGCATGTACCAGTATGGAGATGGGCACGGTATTGAAGATCGCGAAACTAAGGATCGAGTCTTAGCATTGCTTATTCATCCCATACCTCTACCTAAGGATTGA